One Hevea brasiliensis isolate MT/VB/25A 57/8 chromosome 6, ASM3005281v1, whole genome shotgun sequence genomic window, ttctatttaacTCCCTCcacccctatatatatatatatatataaaaggacttaataattaatgcaatactTTTACGTCTACTATTTTTATCtttcaataaaatatatttttattataaaattatataataattaaaattataattttataacttattttaattgaattaatcaaATCAAGTATAATCAAaactttttaaattaataatttaaattgaatttaaaaaattcaattaaatcgattcagctcaaaattttttattaaaactaAAAACTGCCGCCACAGTGTTCACATGTAAGCTTCAATCTCACGGGGAAATAATAATAAGATAGAGCAAACTTCAATGGCAAAGGCGCGTCATTGCGCGATAATAATTATGaattattattaagaaaaaaattagtcTTCATATGAAAAAAAGAATaagttaaataataattaaatattaaattaaatatttttatttaaatttatatattctttttaattatatttaaatttatatatttattatatattttttaattaattttctaaaaaatttaatattaatatctaATCTCCTTTACGAGATTCAGCTCGCCAAGATTTGACACACCACTGCAAAGTCCCAACACGAAGAAAGGCCCAAAAAATGAGCTCTCAACCTTCAGAGAGCTTATAAGGCTTATTTGATGTtgttgttaaaattattattaaaaaggttatttttaaaatatatttattagaatgttttaaaaaataattataaattaaattataaattttaattataaaaatattaaaataataaaataattatttttaaattatttttttaataatatttaaaataatatttttattaaaaaaataatttaaactttTTAAACTTAATGTGAAATAAGCACATAGTCTGTTGAAGCCAGCTGGTTGTGTCGGCGTAGAACCAAATCCCCCAATATGTCCTCTGGGTTGTActcgagaagagagagagagttggcTGCTTCACTTTATTGAATATTTGGCGCCTGGGTTTACTAGTAGAGTAACCAAATCCTGTGGTCACCTAAAAACATGACCTATACATGAATGTAGTTGAACAAAAAGACACTTTCTTTTTTAATTGAAACGCAAACGTCCTACTCCAAAAGAAGCGAATCAAAGATTGTTCTGGTGCTTTATTAACTGCTGAAAAACACAACAAAGCCAGGAACCAAATGATTCCATttcaggaaagaaaaaaaaatctctaaCTTGACTCCGTTGCTGGCGAAATAAGTCCATTTTAATAATCCAATTACTGGAtctatgaggaggaggaggatttGTTGGACATTCAGAATGTTTACCAAGGTTGTGATGTGAGAAATTGTTTATGATTCCAATTTTAATTTAGAGCAATAATTTTCAGGATTATTTGTTAAGGGCATTGACATTTTTTATTGGTCAGAGAGAGTAAGTGATGGAATCTCGAATGGATCAGTATGAGATCATGGAGCAGATCGGTCGCGGTGCCTTCGGCGCCGCCATTCTTGTCCACCataagtccaagaagaagaagcacCTCTCTCTTTCCGTCTCCATTCGTAAACAAAGGcatacataaatatataaaatttttgaatgaattgttttggttttgtatgatttcatttttctttttcaactGTTAGGTATGTGTTGAAGAAGATCCGGCTTGCACGGCAAACTGAGCGATGCGGGAGATCTGCTCATCAAGAAGTAGGTCACTGTCTCACTGCTGATTTCACGTCTAATCTTCCATGTGCTTTTTCTTATGATTATTTAGCATTCGCCTTAATGTTGCTTTATTTAATGGAAACATTGCGAATTTATGTAATGTAGATGGTCTTTATTGCGCGAATTCAACAGCCTTGCATTGTAGAATTCAAAGAAGCATGGGTTGAGAAGGTACTGTTGGGAAAGATTGTAGTACTCCGCAGTTTTATCAAATTGGAGTTTTTCGTCGAGTTCTTATGTGTATTTGCAATTTTTTAGAAACTGAATGACCGTTTTCTATCTGTAATGTACGGTTGCTATGTTTGCATTGTCACTGGATACTGTGAAGGTGGAGATATGTGAGTTTCCAACAATTAGTGGAAATTTGGTTTGTAGGAGTTTAATGATTAACATAATGAATTCACATGGTTCTTTTATGAAATTGCTGACAGGGCTGAATTGATGAAAAAAATCaaaaccccccccccccaccccccccgCGGCGCCGCCAACCctttttttattgttatttttcttctccatgtccatatatttgaatttattttgggtttTGACTTACTGTAATGTTTATGATTCTTAAAAATGTATCAGAAACTTTGCATGTGGTTCACACAACTACTGCTAGCTGTTGAATATCTGCATGCCAATTTCGTTCTGCATCGTGACCTGAAAGTATGTGAATAAGTATCTAAACAAGTCCTTTGAATTTTAACGGTTATATTTGAAGATGTTAGACTGAATAAGTGCTCTCTTGGCAGTGTTCCAACATCTTTCTTACCAGAGATCAGGATGTTCGCCTTGGTGAGTTTCTTTTACTGACATTTAGTTATCATTTCCTTGGACTTTATtgctctattaattttttttttcttgatcatATTTCGGGGATTTTGGACTTGCTAAAACTTTGAAAGCAGATGACTTGGCCTCCTTGGTATATGCTCTTTTATTGGATTGATTTTGTTTCAAATTTTTGTTATTGCCATTTGCCTGTTTTATGGAATGTAAGTTCTTGAGCTAGATTTCCTATTTTCTCCTTTGAGATATTTTTTCCCCTTGCATTTCTTTTTTGTCCACAACTGTGTAGAACTATAAGAAGCAGGATAATGCAGAAATATCTATTTTTGCATTTGAGACTCATTGCATGAAGATGAAATCCTTACATTATAGACTACGTAGATTTATAAGAAATGTAATATATTAAATGTGTATGTAACAATTCATCTTTATGGGAAGAGGTGGCCGTGCTTTATTTTTCTTGCTAATTGCATTTGAAGTTCATGTGGCCAAAGCTGAGTTCTTTGAATTTTTACTATAGCTATTCATGTCTAATCACTTCACTAAAAAGAAATGAGTGCATGACATATTTTTTctgaaaatttatttcattttttttttagtgaTAGAAATCTGATCAAGGGAATAAGCTCATTTCAAATGATTAATTGTTGACGAAgaaataaaattttcagattATCTAGAAGACATATATGCCCAAAGACCAAATGTCTGATTTGAAACCATAAGGAATATCTGCAAGGAGTTCAGGACACATATAATTGGGAGTTCCAACCACCTGCGCATATGGTTACAAAACAACTTTTAGTCTCAAGATGGTGAAGCAATTAACAATCATCTCTTACGATAGGGAATTACTATATCATCGATTCCTTTGCAAAAATTGTGTTTAACTGCTGCTTCTTGTCTAAACAATTTGTTTATGTGTAGATCACCATATCTTTCCTGATGTTGCATAGAACACATTGTATTAAGTATTACTGGAGTCACTCATCAATTCTAGTTAGTATTAacatataaattgatacagtaaATGGAATGTgacattttctttatttttaatgctGTGCAACAGAATGACATTAGATTAAAATATGTAAGGGGTTCTTGGAGTTCAATCATTGCTTGAAATTTCCATGCATTCTCAACCATCATGATAACCTAATGGGATTTGCTTGCCTTTCATTTACAGAGTTTTTATGCACTGAAATAGTTTGCAAAGCCAGCTGAGTTTCTGTATATTTTAACAACACATGCAGGCATGTTCTATTGTCACTGCATAAagtattactaaaaaaattagtGACTGCTATAGGTTCTGAACTCTTTTGCCTTTACAATGCACTCCAGAATTTAAAGTTCTTTAGAAATTAGAAGCATGCATGATCAGGGATTTAGTGTTAAGTATCTGTTTAAGGGTTTCTGTAacttattttatatttgatttcaTGAGTTGAGTTTTTCAACTTTCTCTCATTTACAAAAtgcctctatatgtctttcaggACATGGCAGGACTGATAAGCAAGATAAATCGTTCCTCAATTGGCCCTCTTCCTTCTTGCTACTCTCCACCCTTGTATGTATTTATGCACTGTTACAAAATTTACTGTTCTTATGTATTTGATAATATACAGTATCATGGATTATATCACCTTTCTTAATACTTTACCTGGAAGGTCATTGGGCATAATTGCTACTTGTAGCAATAGCGAAACCCTTGTGATGGTTGCAACAGAAATTAACAGGTTATAACTTATGATAAGGGCATATAACCTCCTATGTTTGATAGAAAAGCTTCTATAACTTTTATTGATGCAACTACAAAATCTTCAAATTGATTTCTATTTTTAATCATTTCGTGACTTACACTCATGTTTTTCATATTTCTTCGTTAGTGCAAGTGAAAAAAGATGGATTGCAGGCATTCTACAATATAAGACATTGATTAGCTTTAATTCTTAGTTTCTTGAATTAACCATCTGGATATGCAGTTTGATCCATGTGGATTGCTTAGACATCCACTAGGTTCTTTGTTGCTTCTATTGCTGGGTCTTATCCCTAATATTCATTATGATTATCATTGAATCACTGCATATAGTTATAGCTAATCTTTCTATGTGCAGAAAAACATTGATCAAAGGCATGTTGAGGAAGAACCCTGAGCATCGGCCTAGTTTAAGCATCCTTCTTAAATATCTATCTCAACTTCAGGAATTTGCTGGCAGGACTTTATCTTAAAAATCTGGATTTACTTTGTTCAGGCATCCGAGATTTTGAAGCATCGTTACTTGCAGCCTTATGTTGATCCCCCAACTACCTGTTCCCCTGAGAAGCCCATTTCTACCCATCATGATTCTCGGAAAACTATGGCTGAAAGCCAGAACAGTAATGGTTCTAGTAGCAATAAAGAGAGTTTGCTTTCAAGTGATAGAAATGTCCCAGTAATAGTCCCAAATTGTGAACATAAAGCTACTGATACAGATTTAGCTTCTATTGATGATGAAGATGGTGATGAGCAGCACATGCCAAGTGAAGAAGGAAATAGCCCCACCGAGTCTACTGTTAAAATGGATGAAAATAGGATGGTGAAACCTTATCATGATGAACATGGATCCAACATTGAATCAAAGCAACCAAAGACAATTAAAAGTATTATGATGGCCTTAAAAGAAggaaaaactagagaaaatggttCCCCAATGAGAGGCAACTGTATAAAGGTCAGAAGTTCTCAAAGAAGTAACACTGAAGCATCTCCCAAAGTTCTCAAACCCACCCAATGTGCTTGCTCCTGGTTTGAAGTCTAATGCAGATGCACTAATTGTTTCCCCATCAAAGGTTGCTTTTGATTCCATGAAACAGAGTCAGGGATCACATTTTTTGAAGCACCAGGTATGATCAGAATCCATTATTGTTCTCTCTTTGTTTGATACTCATATGAAATTGGTCACTTACATTGCCAGTGTAACTTTACAGTTACCAATAATTGACTCTATACCAAAGACTAAATGTAGACATGATGGTATTCCTCCATCTGGTGTGTTAAAGCATGTTGATGATGAACTCCCTGTAAAGCAAAGACAAGAAACTCCTCCTTCCAATCTCGTTAGGCATTGTCCATTTCCTGGGCGGATGAGGCAAGTGGGAACCGGTgttccaaatggcatcaccaacaTCATGAAGTTAAGTCCAACCGAGATGACCCAAGAACCTGAAAATACTCATTATCAAGTGCCTGATGGTCCTCTGTTACATTATTCAAAGGAGGTTAGAGAAGAGTCTCAAAATGCTGTTGTTGGAGCTTCCAGAGGAATGCAAACAAATAGCAGTAATTTTGTCTCATCTTCAGTGTCAGTTCAAGCATTTGAGCTTTGTGATGATGCAACAACTCCATTTGTTGACTTGACAGAACAGACACTTCCTAATTGTCAGCTAGTTACTTGTACTAAACACTTAGAATTACATCCACCCAATTGCTCACTTTCTTCCCTTTTGCATTTCAAGTCATCTGAAAATTTGTATGGGGGAAACTATGGACGTGATCATTAATCTGTAGCTCACTCATCCAAAGCCTCCGATTCTGAGGTGGTCCTTGATCCTCAGAAGAATACTGTTGCTGGTGATGTAAAAGTGAGTTCAAGTGCCGCTCTGGATCCATCAGTACCAAGTTCTGAAGAAATTTCAATTTGTGAAAATAATACCCTTACAACTTGGCCTACTAGTAGGCCTCATACGGTGCCCCAATCAAATGTTACATCTACTTCTAGTGGTAATGACAAGTTCACTGTAAGAGAACTTCTATCATCAGCTCCCGAAACTGATCCTTCGGTAGTCTCAGCGATATCTACTAGCCAAAAGAATTTTCAGCCGGAGAAAGGAACCAATTTGCAAAACCCTATGACCGGGAAGCCTGGTGCTGGCCATCTTCCTCCTGCTTTTGATGACATTATACACGTTATACGGCACGGTAGTTTTCGTGTTCAAAATGTGGATGTTGGAAAGCTATTAAATTTTGTAAGAGATGAATTTGTAATAGATGAATTGGAGGCGATAAACATGACTACACCTGTGACTGGTAAATCATCAAGTTGCTCCGAAACTATGAGTATGAAATCAAATATCTCAGGTCATTCTGGCACTAAGGAAATGGATAATAAAAATGTGGTTCCTTCAGTTCCAAAATCAGGTACTTCTTAGCCAACAAAAACCAACTATCTCATTACAGAAGAGGAAGCACCAGCAAAGGAAACTTCAGATGATAAGTCTTTTCGGCAGAAGGCAGAAGCACTTGAAGGGCTTCTAGTATTGTCCGCTGAGTTGCTGTAGCAAAACAGATTGGAAGAGCTTCTTGTAGTTTTGAAACCTTTTGGGAAAGACAAGGTTTCCCAAAGGGAGACAGCTATCTGGTTAGCAAAGAGTCTTAAAGGAATGATGATTGAAGACATTGGACGGAGCTCATGAATCATGATATCCATGGTAAGCAAGCTCTTGTTATATGTGTATCGATATGTCGAATAATTTTagctttttaataatttttccaCCTCTAAGTTCCATTGAATATTAAAAAGAACAAAGAGGCCTtgaattcttcttcttcctttttgtttttttgtAATTCTTTCTTGTGCACTTCGTTTTCGTACATAGTGACCATACGCATTATTTGTTTCCTGGCAAAATGCATGAATAGGCTGTGTTAATCGATGAATATGGGGTTTAGGTGCAATCACTATATAGGCATCATTATAGTTAATCTTGGTCTTGGCGGATCAAATTAAATGGAATTGGCTTCCTAATAAAATGGCAAATGCTTAGATAATTTGTGGAAACAAATAGATAACTAATAATATGGAATTCATCTTATTTTTATAAACATATTGAAACAAATTACCTTGTTGGCCCTCTACCGGGCTGTGATCAGCATGGAACCAGGCAAAAGTTACACCTTTTTAAATTTGGTGTGGGATCATACCAGATCTCACGAGTAAAGGATTTTGTTTTGATGTGTTCGTGTTAATATGTTTAATCTTTTAGGATTTTATTATTTATGTGACGACAACTCTTAGCAGCAAAGGAAAATTGCACAGTTTCGACACTAGAGTGACATGGCTGCATGCCAGAACTAGGAAGCCTGACAGTAAGGACGTCGGGATGCTTGCTAGGAATTTTCATCGTCTCTTTGGGAGAAAAATGCGCGTCTCCTAGGATTAAGGGTCATCTCTCCCCGCAACTTTGTGTACCCTGACAACCTTCCAATTTCTAGTTCTTATACTTACGGACTACAGACTCCATCCGAAACACTACAAATAAATTCCACAGCCTCTCGGCCTAATCAATcatggagtttccatggttgTGTTCCCCGTTTGATGCCGTTACTGGTTATGTCATTTCTTACGTTGAGCTTTGTTAGCGTTATCGCACGGCTTGTCATTGATCCCGCATGATCCCACTTTCAGACAACTACCTCAGTCCCTCTCCATATCCAATAATGCGCTCTGATACATAATTTATTGCAAATTATTGTTATAAATAACTTCTATGTTAGAtaatatagagagaaagaattcctatattgttaaaatataaaggAACGCAAATTATTGTTATAAATAACTTGTATGTTAGAcaatatagagagaaagaattcctatattgttaaaatataagggaatgacaagagtgaaatatgtatagaattatatatatataattcaatatatattgttttattatgGCACTTAGCgcgtatatatgtgaaataaaataattatcatgttgtaattttcataaataaattacaaaCATGTATGTTTATTAAtaagtagatgtgtctgttaatagacagacatgtcaattccatacaaacagtcacaactatttgtatagatatctgttaataaacagacatgtctattctatacaaaaagtcataactatttgtataggtatttattaataaatagatatgtctatacaaatagtcacaactatttatataggtgtcttttaataaacagacatgtctattacacaAACAGTTGTATCTGTTAGAGATAAACAGATGTGTCTATATAAAAAatgtgccatgacttttcattttttataaatatggatgagtttttcaatccaaaaatatactacttctacttctacttctacttcttcttcttttcttctagtctctctaaatttggttcgtataaagagtttttaagggaaatcttcaggagttgctatctgcagatttcaggctttgttgtatcctggagtTATATTGTCATAACCTTTCAGCAATCTAGTGAGatcaattaataccttaaagatagtgattcattgcgcctcaaagcctattctgcCCCCACTGCCTtaacaattttaaggtattaatcacAATGGAGTCTAAGGTTGTTTTCGTGATGAATCAAGAGTTCTTGAAACTTAATCATTTTAAGGAACAAATTATGTTCACTGAGAATGTGAAAGCAGATCAGGAAAAAAAGATAAATTGTCATGCAAAGTTCATATTCTCAACAACTCATCAGATAGGCTATAAAATTTATTTACCTCTATGAAGTCTCCAAAGGAAATCTGCAATTTGTTAAAATTCAAATACAATACAAAAAAAAAGGGTatggataaatttctcattatgaaatat contains:
- the LOC110660584 gene encoding serine/threonine-protein kinase Nek5, whose product is MVFIARIQQPCIVEFKEAWVEKKLCMWFTQLLLAVEYLHANFVLHRDLKCSNIFLTRDQDVRLDDLASLDMAGLISKINRSSIGPLPSCYSPPLYVFMHCYKIYCSYVFDNIQYHGLYHLS